Proteins encoded within one genomic window of Eurosta solidaginis isolate ZX-2024a chromosome 1, ASM4086904v1, whole genome shotgun sequence:
- the LOC137252574 gene encoding piggyBac transposable element-derived protein 4-like → MLGINKYLDKVAGKRKIQTSQSYEKVFTATLFGADSVGTTTPTSSSTTSAATVAKNDSPSTAQVVKLEIVDSEADAVETQGDIEYILDHCDIDMKPDVYELKQQHTEAVMPPQSKSFKIECAPIIDNCEDDNDVESNVDIYAIRRNIDKTYFKSYKNSNLRTISCIDTKDIDVQYTDSDEDGYSDIDLDDDDSYQVLEGEEIPDPYDPEWANPTVLLRKNVQKFTEPAKERLLHGHIYFFHTLLDGGKKNFFYTVAESCNQRVRETQSSILITNFQQLTARDIRIFYAICLQMGSMKCTTLAEYWECETTYHGFDGFSSKMSLERFQTILQLLNFKNLQTGTTSLMETNNDELFIDLQQLLNFFNRRMQLVHECNQNLVMNEPIIYWKGKLNSLNELNEKFRRNAVMLHYLSEQSGLVLKLIVDRTEAERSKEAESNSKELAFQRLHTAVTLLEEKIGKGHTIFTSKYYSSYALCLELTKLGTLSSGILDSKRFGNSRELVLTNLKKMEFATKYTESIMMLKTRRHGKNLYLLSSDCLAVNHTEMKGHGQINLVQEINWYLKTTEMRSCLLDYQLALERTEIAWDKRLMIFIMNIIVYNSYKLYKSQPQHAPKISPHPDNITFEEYRRKIIDFLYLNPDDYVSLNEYMNVKEKKKKTKKICSKKQSPIIKVKISPPQEIHRPKTIKCSDEKLVKKRCSVCYKAGLLNFSQFCCDSCPGMPGLCEEPCFTIWHSKKRFK, encoded by the exons ATGCTCGGGATCAACAAATATCTTGATAAAGTAGCAGGAAAGCGAAAAATACAAACAAGCCAAAGTTATGAAAAAGTGTTTACAGCCACATTGTTTGGTGCTGATTCTGTAGGTACGACTACGCCAACGTCATCATCGACGACGTCAGCGGCGACTGTTGCTAAAAATGATAGCCCATCTACGGCACAGGTAGTAAAACTGGAAATTGTAGACAGTGAAGCCGACGCAGTAGAAACTCAAGGGGATATTGAGTACATACTTGATCATTGTGATATCGATATGAAACCCGATGTATACGAACTAAAACAACAACACACAGAAGCGGTTATGCCACCGCAAagcaaaagttttaaaattgaaTGCGCGCCCATAATTGATAATTGCGAAGATGATAATGATGTGGAAAGTAACGTCGATATTTATGCTATAAGAAGAAATATTGATAAAACGTATTTTAAATCATACAAAAATTCAAACCTTCGAACAATATCGTGTATAGATACTAAAGATATAGATGTGCAATATACTGATTCAGACGAAGATGGATATTCAGATATTGATTTAGATGATGATGACAGTTATCAAGTTTTAGAGG GTGAAGAAATACCAGATCCATATGACCCCGAGTGGGCGAATCCTACAGTGTTGCTAAggaaaaatgttcaaaaatttACGGAGCCAGCCAAAGAGCGTCTATTACATGGGCATATTTATTTCTTTCACACCTTGCTTGATGGtggcaaaaagaattttttttataccgTAGCTGAAAGTTGCAATCAACGTGTTCGTGAAACTCAATCAAGCATACTAATCACGAACTTCCAACAACTTACCGCACGTGATATAAGGATTTTTTATGCTATTTGCTTGCAAATGGGATCTATGAAATGTACGACATTAGCCGAATATTGGGAATGTGAAACAACATATCACGGTTTTGATGGCTTTTCAAGTAAAATGAGTTTAGAACGTTTTCAAACGATACTTCAACTgctaaactttaaaaatttgcaaactggtactacttccttAATGGAAACAAACAATGACGAACTTTTCATAGATTTGCaacaacttttaaattttttcaaccgACGGATGCAACTCGTACATGAATGTAATCAAAATTTAGTAATGAATGAACCCATCATATATTGGAAAGGAAAATTAAATTCGTTAAATGAATTGAATGAAAAATTTCGACGTAATGCAGTAATGTTGCATTATTTAAGCGAACAATCTGGTTTGGTTCTTAAATTGATAGTGGATCGAACGGAGGCAGAACGGTCTAAAGAGGCTGAAAGCAATTCTAAAGAGTTGGCATTTCAGCGATTACACACTGCAGTAACGTTGCTGGAGGAGAAAATTGGAAAAG GCCATACTATTTTCACATCCAAATACTATAGCAGCTATGCACTTTGTTTGGAGCTAACCAAACTTGGTACGTTATCATCGGGGATTTTGGATAGCAAACGTTTTGGTAATAGCAGAGAGCTAGTTTtaacaaatctaaaaaaaatggaGTTTGCCACAAAATATACTGAAAGTATTATGATGTTAAAAACACGACGTcatggaaaaaatttatatttacttaGCTCGGATTGTCTTGCAGTAAATCATACTGAAATGAAAGGACATGGTCAAATTAACTTAGTGCAAGAAATTAATTGGTATTTGAAAACAACAGAAATGCGTTCGTGCCTCTTGGATTATCAGTTGGCATTGGAACGCACAGAAATCGCATGGGATAAACGTTTAATGATCTTTATTATGAACATAATAGTATATAattcatataaattatataagtcACAACCGCAGCATGCGCCTAAAATTTCACCACATCCTGATAACATAACATTTGAAGAATATCGgcgaaaaattatagattttctTTATCTCAACCCAGATGATTATGTCTCTTTGAATGAATATATGAACGTtaaggaaaagaagaaaaaaacgaaaaaaatttgcaGCAAAAAGCAATCGCCAATAATCAAAGTAAAAATATCGCCACCACAGGAAATTCATCGTCCAAAAACAATAAAATGTTCCGATGAAAAATTAGTAAAGAAACGTTGCAGTGTGTGTTATAAAGCtggacttttaaatttttcacaattttgttGTGATTCATGTCCAGGTATGCCGGGATTATGTGAGGAGCCTTGTTTTACGATTTGGCATAGCAAAAAgcgttttaaatag